CAGCAGTGCTGTGATGTAACCTCCATTCACTCTGGATTATGGAGGAGCAAATCACCcttttgttcttattttagTGCTTTCACCCAATTTCTTATGCATTTTCTTCATCGTAACAATAGATATTTAATTAGTATTTTAAAGACACGTCATACTGTATAAAATCTCAGAGGAAGGAAGTGGGACAGACAAGTATGATGAAAttataaagatgaaaaagattccaatttaataaataaaattgattgtCTGACTGAATTTATATCGAAGTAAACCTTTATTTATAAACTAAATAAACCAGTTATTTGGGCTTTTAAATGAAGCAACTTGGGTATTTCATCAGTCTTGATGTTGACATTACGTTATTAGCTGATCTGAAAAtggtaaacttttttttttttttaatcaataccTGGCTTTATTACATTCTTATCCCTTAAATCATCATGTTATCTCAGTTTTACTGTTGGGCCCATTAGGGAGTCTACGCCTCCAGGTCATTTCAATTGGATTCAATAATCATATTCTCGGGTAGGATATATAACAAAGCAACTTTCTTTAAAAGTTATTATTCCCTGCAGGTATGTATGTCTGCTCTAAGTGTAACCACCCCCTGTTCTCCAGTCGGTCCAAGTTTGCCCACTCGTCTCCCTGGCCTGCTTTCACCGACACCATCAGAGAGGACAGTGTCACCAAGATGATGGAGACTCTTACTGCCTTCAAGGTCACAGAAGCCATAATCtcatatatttattattgttcattttgaaagaCTCTATCTGTAGCTTTGTTTTACTGCTGAACCATCATCTTTGATCAGAAATCGTTTCTTTCATAACTGGTGTACATCTTATAAGGCTATGACCTATATAAGCTGCGACGAGAGGTCTATGGTgtagctgttttgtttgtacCCAGGTCCTGTGCGGGAAGTGTGGCAGCGGGCTGGGCCATGAGTTTGTGAATGATGGTCCGGAGGAGGGACTGTCACGTTTTTGAATTTTCAGCCACTCGCTCAAGTTTGTCCCCAGCAAAGGTGAGAGGGGCAGAGATACCAGGTGTTCTGGACTAACTGCTGCatagtttgattttaaaatcacagCCTGCAAGAGATTCAATTCATAAGTCCTATCTTTCCAGAAACAGTACTCTGTGTTACTCAGGAACATCCAAGAACATGTTAGCTGGAGCTATTTTCAGCCAAGACAAGGAATAAGTAGGACACTGCTCCTGAAAAAGATGCTGGTTTTgagggtgtgtttgtttacactcCTTTCTGTACAAGGCACAAATGAAAGTCCATTCACTTCCAGTACCCACGAAATCACAGCGACTCAGTTAGAAAGCTCTTGAAATCAGATGAAACACATTTCATCTACAGGACTAAATATAAGAGAGCCAAGTTATAGGTGAATGAATTTAGGATGTGTGTCATGAAACAAAAGAGAACAATGTGGAAAGCTGCATGAGAATGATGAAAAGAATA
Above is a genomic segment from Echeneis naucrates chromosome 19, fEcheNa1.1, whole genome shotgun sequence containing:
- the msrb1b gene encoding methionine-R-sulfoxide reductase B1b, producing the protein MSFCQFSGGEIYKDHFKAGMYVCSKCNHPLFSSRSKFAHSSPWPAFTDTIREDSVTKMMETLTAFKVLCGKCGSGLGHEFVNDGPEEGLSRFUIFSHSLKFVPSKVKDKQ